From the Hymenobacter yonginensis genome, one window contains:
- a CDS encoding recombinase family protein: MKAAIYARVSTRDKGQDNENQLRELRAFAERLGYTVYKEYLDTESGGKAERPQFQQLFTDAHQRRFDVVLFWALDRFSREGVIETLNHLQRLSHAGVQFKSYSEQYLDSTGMFKEAIISILATIAKQERVRLGERTKAGLAKAVAKGKQLGRPGVDNEKQAHVLRLKATGISNRAIATALGLSPSTVAKYLFA, translated from the coding sequence ATGAAAGCTGCCATCTATGCCCGCGTGAGCACTCGCGACAAGGGCCAAGACAACGAGAACCAGCTGCGTGAGCTGCGAGCCTTCGCCGAGCGGCTGGGCTACACGGTATATAAGGAGTACCTCGATACCGAGTCGGGCGGCAAGGCCGAGCGGCCGCAGTTTCAGCAGCTCTTTACCGATGCCCACCAGCGCCGCTTCGACGTGGTGCTGTTCTGGGCCCTGGACCGCTTCAGCCGCGAAGGCGTCATCGAAACGCTTAACCACCTGCAGCGGCTCTCGCACGCGGGCGTGCAGTTCAAGAGCTACTCCGAGCAGTACCTGGACTCGACCGGCATGTTCAAGGAGGCTATCATCAGCATCCTGGCTACCATTGCCAAGCAGGAGCGGGTGCGACTGGGCGAGCGGACCAAGGCCGGACTGGCCAAGGCCGTGGCCAAGGGCAAGCAGCTGGGCCGGCCGGGTGTTGACAACGAGAAGCAGGCCCATGTGCTGCGGCTCAAGGCCACCGGCATTTCCAACCGGGCCATCGCCACAGCGCTGGGGCTCTCACCGAGCACCGTGGCCAAATACCTGTTCGCGTAA
- a CDS encoding phage tail tape measure protein, with translation MAENSEERKVRIVVDAMQATASAKEMGAGLAVLKNQLDKMAEDDPNRAKLQDDFARLNQRLTATRAEMRTVIQTEEELAAAHSKLVAENREVVLNGQKVEATFNQMKAAATQLERELHELSGDDPGRAKLLADYRALQERIEGVKKEMGEATDQGLTFKDALAFAGVAVTAEAALDMIKELGAEVIATTKELGKMRADINSLTGASGAELDQLTVGVRAVSQAFGKEYNEVLVASNALSKQMGISQQESLRLIEQGFIAGADASGEFLDQVKEYGPQFKAVGLSANEAVGMISQSITTGVFSDKGADLIKEFGLRISEQTKSTSDAMEAAFGTEFTHKLFKGINDGSITSAQALQRVAQQMDETKIPANQLQTVIADVFGGPGEDAGLAYIQSLKNVTKGVDELVDSTNPYVQQQQALLASQKELAGAQNELAKQFEGTGNSLQVLANEGMTFLYTLLVSLGATFRELYAPIQQIWQELLELGESMGFVSKEGSLARDIANGLGTVLRLLFTPTRLVYEGFGQMAKGLIEWVKQSEPAKAAVLVMIAPLRLLFDMLRDSPAFFEGFSAAAQASFGQVGKAWRAVLRGDFTAAGQELATIGGAAGRAYLNAFDAARAGRPAATATAKVSGGEPGTRPGAGGDGTTQEQRDKAAKDAQAAREKERKERKAAQDKADQERLNDLKRFVQDELVVLDSRDMLRAARDVSSYNDEQQRREQQRQKLFEAATAQVNKLTGLELDYSDQVKAIVAERDLSLRELQGKFEEEDEKRRQETLDKQIAQTEADKGVRLSELELQLAEGVLSEQAYQDAVFAVKQAAMERELELVKQKSGEESDEYKKLLAEKNQGQAEYTARQKSTAQVEQAISQARRLMESEEMNLVLSNLNKKSLFYKAAMALQKSLALAEIAMSVPKQWAANAEAGAKISASAPPFTVPLGVAYTVGANIASTVGAGVAAAKIMGIGFRKGGATGTAAAAESPLALSGFQIGANGKLLDAEGYAVAGVVHENEYVIPEWMRADPQVVRIEEFLEQKRLRGYLDGGPTSADVAPASVAATTGAGADQLLVQVLGRLDSRLQGVEQWQRELAVYLEVQPLEQTLEEREQTRKAAEIR, from the coding sequence AACGGCCAGAAAGTAGAGGCCACCTTCAACCAGATGAAGGCGGCCGCCACCCAGCTGGAGCGGGAGCTGCACGAGCTGAGTGGCGACGACCCCGGCCGGGCCAAACTGCTAGCCGATTACCGGGCCCTGCAGGAGCGCATCGAGGGCGTAAAAAAGGAAATGGGGGAGGCCACCGACCAGGGCCTCACCTTCAAGGACGCGCTGGCCTTCGCCGGCGTGGCCGTCACGGCCGAGGCCGCCCTGGATATGATCAAGGAGCTGGGGGCGGAGGTGATTGCCACCACCAAGGAGTTGGGCAAGATGCGCGCCGACATCAACTCGCTCACCGGGGCCAGTGGTGCGGAGCTGGATCAGCTCACGGTGGGGGTGCGGGCCGTGTCGCAGGCCTTCGGCAAGGAATACAACGAGGTGCTGGTGGCCAGCAACGCGCTCAGCAAGCAGATGGGCATCAGCCAGCAGGAGTCGCTGCGGCTGATTGAGCAGGGCTTCATTGCCGGCGCTGATGCGTCGGGCGAGTTCCTCGACCAAGTAAAGGAGTACGGCCCCCAGTTCAAGGCGGTGGGTCTGAGCGCCAACGAGGCGGTCGGGATGATTTCGCAGTCCATCACCACCGGCGTGTTCAGCGACAAGGGTGCCGACCTGATCAAGGAGTTCGGCCTGCGCATCAGTGAGCAGACCAAGTCGACCAGTGACGCCATGGAGGCGGCCTTTGGTACGGAGTTCACCCATAAGCTATTCAAGGGCATTAACGACGGCAGCATCACTTCGGCCCAGGCCCTGCAGCGCGTGGCCCAGCAGATGGACGAGACGAAAATTCCCGCCAACCAGCTGCAAACCGTCATTGCCGACGTGTTCGGCGGGCCGGGCGAGGACGCGGGCCTGGCCTATATCCAGTCGCTGAAGAACGTGACCAAGGGCGTGGACGAGCTGGTGGACTCCACCAACCCCTACGTGCAGCAGCAGCAGGCGCTGCTCGCCTCGCAGAAGGAGCTGGCCGGCGCGCAGAACGAGCTGGCCAAGCAGTTCGAGGGCACCGGCAACAGCCTGCAGGTGCTGGCCAACGAGGGCATGACGTTTCTCTACACGCTGCTGGTGTCGCTGGGGGCTACGTTCCGGGAACTCTACGCGCCGATTCAGCAGATCTGGCAGGAGCTGCTGGAGTTGGGCGAGAGCATGGGCTTCGTGAGCAAGGAAGGCAGCCTGGCCAGGGACATTGCCAACGGGCTAGGCACGGTGCTGCGCCTGCTGTTCACGCCCACGCGCCTGGTGTACGAAGGCTTCGGTCAGATGGCCAAGGGGCTGATCGAGTGGGTGAAGCAGTCGGAGCCGGCCAAGGCGGCCGTGCTGGTCATGATTGCCCCGCTGCGGCTGCTGTTCGACATGCTGCGCGACTCGCCGGCGTTCTTCGAAGGCTTCAGCGCGGCCGCGCAGGCCAGCTTCGGGCAGGTGGGCAAGGCCTGGCGGGCCGTGCTGCGCGGTGATTTCACCGCCGCCGGCCAGGAGCTGGCCACCATCGGCGGGGCCGCCGGCCGCGCCTACCTCAACGCCTTCGACGCCGCCCGGGCCGGCCGGCCCGCAGCAACGGCCACTGCCAAGGTTTCGGGCGGGGAGCCAGGCACCAGGCCCGGCGCCGGCGGCGACGGCACCACCCAGGAGCAACGCGACAAAGCGGCCAAAGACGCTCAGGCCGCCCGCGAGAAAGAGCGGAAGGAAAGGAAAGCGGCGCAGGACAAAGCCGACCAGGAGCGCCTCAACGACCTGAAACGGTTTGTGCAGGACGAGCTGGTGGTGCTCGATAGTCGGGATATGCTCCGGGCGGCCCGCGATGTGAGCAGCTACAACGACGAGCAGCAGCGGCGCGAGCAGCAGCGCCAGAAGCTCTTCGAGGCCGCCACGGCCCAAGTCAATAAGCTGACCGGGCTGGAACTCGACTACTCCGACCAGGTGAAAGCCATCGTGGCCGAGCGCGACCTGAGTTTGCGCGAGCTACAGGGTAAGTTTGAGGAGGAGGACGAGAAGCGCCGGCAGGAGACTCTCGACAAGCAGATTGCCCAGACCGAGGCGGACAAGGGCGTGCGCCTCTCCGAGCTGGAACTGCAGCTGGCCGAGGGCGTGCTCAGCGAGCAGGCCTACCAGGACGCGGTGTTTGCCGTCAAGCAGGCCGCGATGGAGCGGGAGCTGGAGCTGGTCAAGCAGAAAAGCGGCGAGGAGTCCGACGAGTACAAGAAACTGCTGGCCGAAAAGAACCAGGGTCAGGCTGAGTATACGGCCAGGCAAAAATCGACGGCCCAGGTAGAGCAGGCCATCAGTCAGGCCCGCCGGCTGATGGAGTCGGAGGAGATGAACCTGGTTCTCTCCAACCTAAATAAGAAGTCCCTCTTCTATAAAGCGGCCATGGCGCTGCAGAAGAGCCTGGCGCTGGCCGAAATTGCCATGAGCGTACCCAAGCAGTGGGCGGCCAACGCCGAGGCCGGCGCGAAGATCTCGGCCTCGGCCCCGCCGTTCACCGTGCCGCTGGGCGTGGCCTACACCGTGGGGGCCAACATCGCCTCGACGGTGGGTGCCGGTGTGGCGGCCGCCAAAATCATGGGCATCGGGTTCCGCAAGGGCGGCGCCACCGGCACGGCCGCCGCGGCCGAGTCGCCGCTGGCCCTGTCTGGGTTCCAGATCGGAGCTAACGGGAAGCTGCTCGATGCCGAAGGCTACGCGGTGGCCGGCGTGGTGCACGAGAACGAGTACGTGATACCCGAGTGGATGCGGGCCGATCCGCAGGTGGTGCGCATCGAGGAGTTTCTGGAGCAGAAGCGGCTGCGCGGCTACCTCGACGGCGGGCCCACCTCGGCCGACGTGGCGCCGGCCAGCGTGGCCGCGACCACCGGCGCCGGCGCCGACCAGCTGCTGGTGCAGGTGCTCGGCCGGCTCGACTCGCGCCTGCAGGGCGTCGAGCAGTGGCAGCGGGAACTGGCCGTGTACTTGGAGGTGCAGCCGCTGGAGCAAACGCTCGAGGAGCGGGAGCAAACCCGGAAGGCGGCTGAAATCCGGTAA